One window of Xylocopa sonorina isolate GNS202 chromosome 9, iyXylSono1_principal, whole genome shotgun sequence genomic DNA carries:
- the LOC143426993 gene encoding uncharacterized protein LOC143426993: MGAAVSTGQTNNELVDNLMTSGYIRTKEVEKVFRAVDRANYVLPWHKDRAYNDLAWKHGNIHLSAPCIYSEVMESLSLEPGLSFLNLGSGTGYLSTMAGLVLSQHGTNHGIELHEDCLEYAYERLEEFKQESLALDEFDFCEPVFIQGNCLNVAPDRQYDRVYCGAACPENYEGFIKQFVRIGGILVMPFKDHLLRVLRIDADTWLHFKTLPVSFETLVIPTTSEQTLFHLPECAPLSLQELCRGQIRRCLRRNVWREHEDLENKKKMLLERERFNSPGQTIPRLVIPVFGDTDESVSEESVSDEDDEIRRVRVLLSIDADPRYLYTSQVRTGVLCKMSDWQLTNSNSAVDCHDQNTENSTSDDKSVSRTEETNKAQDASNSSGEESQSKAQVQKFTNPSETYLNLLKNTETLLSISESDSEAEQDETFVQRKKVPKREKTDNSIAEDANVNNKDSSSRSTTSQSDSEPVDSTDTADAMDVDSSNNFHDQEELIIAHYVNRGAFSMYMKEKIHQLPLPSSSKLYLNYNRKL, from the exons ATGGGGGCGGCTGTAAGCACTGGACAAACTAATAATGAACTAGTCGACAACTTGATGACATCTGGGTATATAAGGACTAAAGAAGTGGAGAAAGTTTTCAGAGCGGTTGATAGAGctaattatgtcttaccatggcaTAAGGACAGAGCTTACAATGATCTTGCATGGAAGCATGGCAACATTCATTTATCCGCACCGTGTATATATAGCGAGGTGATGGAAAGCCTTTCGTTGGAGCCTGGATTGAGTTTTTTAAATCTTGGATCAGGGACTGGTTACCTGAGTACAATGGCAGGACTCGTGTTGA GCCAACATGGAACGAATCATGGTATTGAGTTACACGAAGATTGTTTAGAGTACGCGTACGAGCGACTAGAAGAGTTTAAACAAGAGTCGTTAGCTCTGGATGAATTTGACTTTTGCGAGCCAGTTTTTATACAAG GGAACTGTCTGAATGTTGCACCTGATAGACAGTACGATAGAGTGTATTGTGGTGCAGCATGCCCCGAAAATTATGAAGGGTTTATTAAACAATTCGTACGTATCGGGGGTATTCTCGTAATGCCGTTTAAAGACCATTTGCTACGTGTGCTCAGAATAGACGCGGATACCTGGTTACACTTTAAAACGCTTCCTGTATCGTTTGAAACGTTGGTCATACCCACCACTTCGGAACAAACTTTGTTTCACTTAC cTGAATGCGCTCCGTTATCTTTGCAAGAATTGTGTAGAGGCCAAATTAGACGTTGCTTGCGACGCAACGTGTGGAGAGAGCACGAAGATTTGgagaataaaaagaaaatgctATTAGAACGAGAAAGATTTAACTCTCCCGGGCAAACCATACCAAGACTCGTCATCCCTGTATTCGGAGATACCGATGAATCGGTATCCGAAGAATCTGTGTCCGATGAAGACGACGAGATCAGAAGAGTGCGCGTGTTGCTCAGCATAGATGCTGACCCCAGGTatctctacacttcacaagtaCGAACCGGCGTGCTGTGTAAAATGAGCGACTGGCAACTGACGAACAGTAACAGCGCCGTTGATTGTCACGATCAGAATACAGAAAATTCCACGAGCGATGATAAATCAGTCTCGAGGACGGAAGAGACGAACAAAGCGCAGGACGCGTCGAATTCGTCAGGAGAAGAATCTCAAAGTAAAGCCCAGGTGCAGAAGTTTACAAATCCCAGCGAAACGTATTTAAATCTACTGAAGAATACCGAAACGTTGTTAAGTATAAGTGAAAGTGATAGCGAGGCAGAACAAGATGAGACTTTTGTTCAACGAAAAAAAGTTCCCAAACGGGAGAAGACAGATAACAGCATCGCGGAAGATGCAAACGTAAATAACAAGGATAGCAGCTCCAGATCAACTACCAGTCAGTCAGACTCAGAACCAGTCGACTCTACAGATACAGCAGATGCAATGGACGTCGATTCATCCAACAATTTCCACGACCAGGAAGAACTAATAATCGCCCATTACGTGAATAGAGGCGCCTTTTCTATGTACATGAAGGAGAAAATACATCAGTTACCATTGCCTTCTTCATCAAAGTTGTACCTAAATTACAATCGTAAGCTGTAG
- the L(3)mbt gene encoding lethal (3) malignant brain tumor isoform X1 has product MMATGNFKTMEEEIVVDVVDENSSTEASQSDDPTMPVMPFLYIKKSKLQRLINAPPITTNQTLVSPNATQLAAIINPVNNQIVAGQNKVFIQGPSQVTTSQSKEHIVIHRPINTVSTTQCSTTSQCQKHILLRKSNTSTAQIVPLSTSQGNQTNAQAGKHTFAYLGTFIKPNKSRESVVIPAAGALTTTQIAKPKLVIAPVISQLAQTSTSTTTLSQSQPPKHMANLLLPVSIPQQSVPTKSSMFNFKINNGQLNSENKGTITVLRESKTTNSATHPPPLHPIAKMNFLNANKGNNNSIDSIKITENPDSAVITLIPKKDDVGIPEKRKKTISNILRGSSEKRMKKQNISKSPQESMVDVSYPLSSPESEQDKDKKVQNDDDITLIKVVPSEDKTMKLSNTSMDDDIKIEIIKTRTSCVESITDNKCDSKINISNHEDLKDHINTTHQNDSNFDATKVLDWKDGVGTLPGSTLKFCMNEFGIMEVVDEDENNKQSKDSIGDKENVCSTQNSSKSSSVTVNNVNTEKKPDDRKSRTVSADTMYHCEGCGCYGLAAEFESPISCGPTCTEIIEAKKQPVLRKEKDLKDLRAKRKRKRLLQEQQQSKEIEEKPEETSPKVQQEKVKSETDEDTKDTITGIDEESQGDTTESKYPWQTGKLGFSWAKYLEHCKAKAAPVKLFKDPFPYAKNHFKVGMKLEGIDPEHPSRYCVITVVEVVGYRIRLHFDGYPENYDFWVNADSMDIFPVGWSEKNGHRLDPPKGYVASNFNWNAYLKICKATAAPKNIFSNKSSVCPTGFRVGMKLEAVDRKHSSLVCVASIAGLMDSRILVHFDSWDEVYDYWADASSPYIHPVGWCHHNGHSLTPPNNYKDPKSFTWDAYLRETRSMVAPARAFKQRPPCGFKRGMKLEAVDKRVPQLIRVATVEDVKDHMLKIRFDGWPENHAYWVDDDSPDIHPMGWCMKTGHPLEPPLTPDNLNDRPECGTYGCKGIGHVKGPKFATHNSASGCPYSPQNLHKVRQLADRLNLKHETCDFDDDMQDRPKLEKTDKIKMEKSEKLEKPLFLEERLLKTEKDIKQEDGDFSDKNDKSENSEKSSKSKHHHSDGQTDDDELLRKRKKRRQISDEPLYSLSNSFGDSSLNTIPYAANMPDKQLRTELYQSVYSPGYNPLPDAPHIWAKHSNALNRVVAKQNTNPRRWSNEEVIKFIQSVPNCKEIGNVFRQHNIDGEAFLMLTQEDLVSLLGLRLGPAIKLYNSIVLLRRRAT; this is encoded by the exons ATGATGGCGACTGGTAACTTTAAAAC AATGGAAGAAGAAATAGTAGTAGATGTTGTAGATGAGAACAGTAGTACGGAGGCTTCTCAGTCAGATGACCCAACAATGCCCGTTATGCCTTTTTTATACATTAAAAAAAGTAAATTACAGCGTTTAATTAACGCACCACCGATAACCACAAATCAGACTTTGGTTTCACCTAATGCTACTCAACTCGCCGCTATTATCAATCCAGTGAACAATCAG ATTGTCGCAGGACAAAACAAAGTATTTATACAAGGGCCAAGTCAGGTTACTACTTCTCAAAGTAAAGAACATATTGTGATTCATCGGCCAATAAATACAGTTAGTACTACACAATGTAGTACAACGTCGCAATGTCAGAAACATATATTGCTTAGAAAGTCGAATACATCTACTGCTCAGATTGTGCCCTTAAGTACTTCTCAGGGAAATCAAACCAATGCACAAGCAGGCAAGCATACGTTTGCGTATCTTGGCACTTTCATTAAACCAAATAAATCACGCGAGTCTGTTGTTATTCCAGCAG CAGGAGCTTTAACAACAACTCAAATAGCTAAACCAAAATTAGTGATAGCGCCGGTTATATCCCAGTTAGCTCAAACATCGACGAGTACTACAACACTATCTCAAAGTCAACCACCAAAACACATGGCAAATTTACTATTACCAGTCAGTATTCCTCAACAAAGCGTACCTACTAAATCCAGTATGTTTAATTTCAAAATCAACAATGGCCAACTTAACAGTGAAAACAAAGGTACTATTACAG TGTTACGGGAGTCAAAGACTACGAATTCAGCTACACATCCGCCACCTTTGCATCCGATAGCAaaaatgaatttcttaaatgcaaATAAAGGAAACAATAACTCAATCGATAGTATAAAAATCACTGAGAATCCAGATTCCGCCGTAATTACCCTTATTCCGAAAAAGGACGATGTAGGTATACCTGAAAAGCGGAAAAAAACGATAAGCAATATATTAAGGGGTTCGAGCGAGAAACGTATGAAGAAGCAAAATATTTCAAAGTCTCCACAGGAGAGCATGGTCGATGTAAGCTATCCGCTAAGCAGTCCCGAATCAGAGCAAGATAAGGATAAGAAGGTGCAAAATGACGATGACATTACATTGATTAAAGTAGTTCCTAGCGAAGATAAAACTATGAAGCTTAGCAATACCAGTATGGACGACGACATAAAAATcgagattattaaaacgcgcacAAGTTGTGTTGAATCCATAACAGACAATAAATGTGATTCGAAGATTAATATAAGTAATCACGAAGACTTGAAAGATCATATAAATACAACACATCAGAATGATTCGAATTTTGACGCGACAAAAGTTTTAGATTGGAAAGACGGCGTTGGCACTCTACCCGGGAGTACGTTAAAGTTTTGTATGAATGAATTCGGTATCATggaagtagtagacgaggatgaAAATAACAAGCAAAGTAAAGATAGTATTGGTGACAAGGAAAATGTGTGCTCGACGCAAAATTCTTCCAAATCCAGTTCCGTAACGGTTAATAACGTGAATACCGAGAAGAAAC CTGACGATAGGAAATCCAGGACTGTTTCGGCAGACACGATGTATCATTGTGAAGGTTGTGGTTGTTACGGATTAGCCGCAGAATTTGAGAGTCCAATATCGTGCGGTCCAACGTGTACGGAAATAATAGAAGCAAAGAAGCAGCCGGTGTTGCGGAAAGAAAAAGATTTAAA AGATTTACGTGCGAAACGGAAACGTAAAAGACTACTTCAAGAGCAGCAGCAGTCTAAAGAAATCGAAGAGAAGCCTGAAGAAACAAGTCCAAAAGTGCAGCAAGAGAAAGTGAAATCCGAAACTGACGAAGACACGAAAGATACCATTACAGGAATAGACGAGGAAAGTCAGGGGGATACTACCGAGTCGAAG TATCCTTGGCAGACAGGAAAACTCGGATTCTCATGGGCTAAATATCTCGAGCATTGCAAAGCAAAAGCAGCACCCGTTAAGTTATTTAAAGATCCGTTTCCCTACGCTAAAAACCACTTCAAGGTCGGAATGAAATTAGAAGGAATAGATCCGGAACATCCCTCGCGATATTGCGTTATCACTGTTGTCGAGGTAGTAG GATATCGAATACGTTTGCATTTTGACGGATACCCAGAAAACTACGATTTCTGGGTGAACGCGGATAGTATGGACATCTTTCCAGTTGGCTGGTCAGAAAAGAATGGACATCGGTTAGACCCCCCAAAGGGTTACGTAGCTAGTAACTTTAACTGGAACGCGTACCTAAAAATTTGCAAAGCCACTGCAGCgccaaaaaatatattttcaaaTAAAAGT TCTGTTTGTCCAACTGGTTTCCGTGTAGGAATGAAACTGGAAGCCGTGGATAGGAAGCATTCTTCGTTGGTTTGCGTAGCAAGTATAGCAGGCCTAATGGATTCTCGTATATTAGTTCATTTCGATTCTTGGGACGAGGTGTACGATTATTGGGCAGACGCGAGCTCGCCGTATATCCATCCAGTGGGATGGTGCCATCACAATGGTCACAGTCTCACGCCACCGAATA ATTATAAAGATCCCAAGTCTTTTACCTGGGACGCGTACCTTAGGGAAACTCGGTCTATGGTTGCACCAGCGAGAGCTTTTAAACAACGACCGCCATGTGGATTTAAGCGTGGAATGAAACTGGAAGCGGTTGACAAACGCGTGCCTCAACTCATAAGAGTGGCAACCGTGGAAGACGTAAAGGATCACAT GTTGAAAATACGATTCGATGGATGGCCGGAAAATCATGCTTATTGGGTCGACGATGATTCTCCAGACATACATCCCATGGGTTGGTGTATGAAAACAGGTCATCCTTTGGAACCGCCATTAA CCCCAGATAATTTAAACGACAGGCCAGAATGTGGAACGTACGGTTGCAAAGGAATCGGACATGTAAAGGGGCCTAAATTTGCAACGCACAATTCTGCGTCTGGTTGTCCGTATTCACCACAGAATCTTCATAAGGTCAGGCAATTGGCTGACAGGCTTAATTTGAAGCACGAGACTTGCGATTTCGACGACGACATGCAGGACAGACCAAAATTAGAAAAGACTGACAAAATAAAAATGGAGAAGTCTGAAAAGTTAGAGAAGCCACTGTTTCTGGAGGAACGATTACTGAAGACTGAGAAAGATATAAAACAGGAAGACGGGGATTTCTCTGATAAAAATGACAAGTCTGAAAATTCAGAAAA GTCTAGTAAATCAAAACATCATCATAGCGATGGTCAAACAGATGATGATGAACTtctgagaaagagaaagaagag GCGGCAAATATCTGACGAACCTTTATATTCTCTCTCAAATTCGTTTGGTGATTCGTCGTTAAATACTATACCATATGCTGCGAATATGCCTGATAAGCAGTTGCGTACCGAGTTGTATCAGTCCGTGTATAGTCCTGGATACAATCCGTTACCAGACGCGCCGCACATATGGGCGAAGCATAGCAATGCTTTAAACAGGGTAGTAGCGAAACAAAATACGAATCCGCGGAGGTGGTCGAATGAGGAAGTTATTAAATTTATACAGAGCGTCCCCAATTGTAAAGAAATTGGAAATGTCTTTAGGCAACAT AATATCGACGGAGAAGCGTTTTTAATGCTGACTCAAGAGGATTTGGTGTCGCTATTGGGATTACGTCTTGGACCTGCAATTAAGCTGTACAATAGTATAGTCCTTTTGCGTAGAAGGGCAACGTGA
- the L(3)mbt gene encoding lethal (3) malignant brain tumor isoform X2, with translation MEEEIVVDVVDENSSTEASQSDDPTMPVMPFLYIKKSKLQRLINAPPITTNQTLVSPNATQLAAIINPVNNQIVAGQNKVFIQGPSQVTTSQSKEHIVIHRPINTVSTTQCSTTSQCQKHILLRKSNTSTAQIVPLSTSQGNQTNAQAGKHTFAYLGTFIKPNKSRESVVIPAAGALTTTQIAKPKLVIAPVISQLAQTSTSTTTLSQSQPPKHMANLLLPVSIPQQSVPTKSSMFNFKINNGQLNSENKGTITVLRESKTTNSATHPPPLHPIAKMNFLNANKGNNNSIDSIKITENPDSAVITLIPKKDDVGIPEKRKKTISNILRGSSEKRMKKQNISKSPQESMVDVSYPLSSPESEQDKDKKVQNDDDITLIKVVPSEDKTMKLSNTSMDDDIKIEIIKTRTSCVESITDNKCDSKINISNHEDLKDHINTTHQNDSNFDATKVLDWKDGVGTLPGSTLKFCMNEFGIMEVVDEDENNKQSKDSIGDKENVCSTQNSSKSSSVTVNNVNTEKKPDDRKSRTVSADTMYHCEGCGCYGLAAEFESPISCGPTCTEIIEAKKQPVLRKEKDLKDLRAKRKRKRLLQEQQQSKEIEEKPEETSPKVQQEKVKSETDEDTKDTITGIDEESQGDTTESKYPWQTGKLGFSWAKYLEHCKAKAAPVKLFKDPFPYAKNHFKVGMKLEGIDPEHPSRYCVITVVEVVGYRIRLHFDGYPENYDFWVNADSMDIFPVGWSEKNGHRLDPPKGYVASNFNWNAYLKICKATAAPKNIFSNKSSVCPTGFRVGMKLEAVDRKHSSLVCVASIAGLMDSRILVHFDSWDEVYDYWADASSPYIHPVGWCHHNGHSLTPPNNYKDPKSFTWDAYLRETRSMVAPARAFKQRPPCGFKRGMKLEAVDKRVPQLIRVATVEDVKDHMLKIRFDGWPENHAYWVDDDSPDIHPMGWCMKTGHPLEPPLTPDNLNDRPECGTYGCKGIGHVKGPKFATHNSASGCPYSPQNLHKVRQLADRLNLKHETCDFDDDMQDRPKLEKTDKIKMEKSEKLEKPLFLEERLLKTEKDIKQEDGDFSDKNDKSENSEKSSKSKHHHSDGQTDDDELLRKRKKRRQISDEPLYSLSNSFGDSSLNTIPYAANMPDKQLRTELYQSVYSPGYNPLPDAPHIWAKHSNALNRVVAKQNTNPRRWSNEEVIKFIQSVPNCKEIGNVFRQHNIDGEAFLMLTQEDLVSLLGLRLGPAIKLYNSIVLLRRRAT, from the exons ATGGAAGAAGAAATAGTAGTAGATGTTGTAGATGAGAACAGTAGTACGGAGGCTTCTCAGTCAGATGACCCAACAATGCCCGTTATGCCTTTTTTATACATTAAAAAAAGTAAATTACAGCGTTTAATTAACGCACCACCGATAACCACAAATCAGACTTTGGTTTCACCTAATGCTACTCAACTCGCCGCTATTATCAATCCAGTGAACAATCAG ATTGTCGCAGGACAAAACAAAGTATTTATACAAGGGCCAAGTCAGGTTACTACTTCTCAAAGTAAAGAACATATTGTGATTCATCGGCCAATAAATACAGTTAGTACTACACAATGTAGTACAACGTCGCAATGTCAGAAACATATATTGCTTAGAAAGTCGAATACATCTACTGCTCAGATTGTGCCCTTAAGTACTTCTCAGGGAAATCAAACCAATGCACAAGCAGGCAAGCATACGTTTGCGTATCTTGGCACTTTCATTAAACCAAATAAATCACGCGAGTCTGTTGTTATTCCAGCAG CAGGAGCTTTAACAACAACTCAAATAGCTAAACCAAAATTAGTGATAGCGCCGGTTATATCCCAGTTAGCTCAAACATCGACGAGTACTACAACACTATCTCAAAGTCAACCACCAAAACACATGGCAAATTTACTATTACCAGTCAGTATTCCTCAACAAAGCGTACCTACTAAATCCAGTATGTTTAATTTCAAAATCAACAATGGCCAACTTAACAGTGAAAACAAAGGTACTATTACAG TGTTACGGGAGTCAAAGACTACGAATTCAGCTACACATCCGCCACCTTTGCATCCGATAGCAaaaatgaatttcttaaatgcaaATAAAGGAAACAATAACTCAATCGATAGTATAAAAATCACTGAGAATCCAGATTCCGCCGTAATTACCCTTATTCCGAAAAAGGACGATGTAGGTATACCTGAAAAGCGGAAAAAAACGATAAGCAATATATTAAGGGGTTCGAGCGAGAAACGTATGAAGAAGCAAAATATTTCAAAGTCTCCACAGGAGAGCATGGTCGATGTAAGCTATCCGCTAAGCAGTCCCGAATCAGAGCAAGATAAGGATAAGAAGGTGCAAAATGACGATGACATTACATTGATTAAAGTAGTTCCTAGCGAAGATAAAACTATGAAGCTTAGCAATACCAGTATGGACGACGACATAAAAATcgagattattaaaacgcgcacAAGTTGTGTTGAATCCATAACAGACAATAAATGTGATTCGAAGATTAATATAAGTAATCACGAAGACTTGAAAGATCATATAAATACAACACATCAGAATGATTCGAATTTTGACGCGACAAAAGTTTTAGATTGGAAAGACGGCGTTGGCACTCTACCCGGGAGTACGTTAAAGTTTTGTATGAATGAATTCGGTATCATggaagtagtagacgaggatgaAAATAACAAGCAAAGTAAAGATAGTATTGGTGACAAGGAAAATGTGTGCTCGACGCAAAATTCTTCCAAATCCAGTTCCGTAACGGTTAATAACGTGAATACCGAGAAGAAAC CTGACGATAGGAAATCCAGGACTGTTTCGGCAGACACGATGTATCATTGTGAAGGTTGTGGTTGTTACGGATTAGCCGCAGAATTTGAGAGTCCAATATCGTGCGGTCCAACGTGTACGGAAATAATAGAAGCAAAGAAGCAGCCGGTGTTGCGGAAAGAAAAAGATTTAAA AGATTTACGTGCGAAACGGAAACGTAAAAGACTACTTCAAGAGCAGCAGCAGTCTAAAGAAATCGAAGAGAAGCCTGAAGAAACAAGTCCAAAAGTGCAGCAAGAGAAAGTGAAATCCGAAACTGACGAAGACACGAAAGATACCATTACAGGAATAGACGAGGAAAGTCAGGGGGATACTACCGAGTCGAAG TATCCTTGGCAGACAGGAAAACTCGGATTCTCATGGGCTAAATATCTCGAGCATTGCAAAGCAAAAGCAGCACCCGTTAAGTTATTTAAAGATCCGTTTCCCTACGCTAAAAACCACTTCAAGGTCGGAATGAAATTAGAAGGAATAGATCCGGAACATCCCTCGCGATATTGCGTTATCACTGTTGTCGAGGTAGTAG GATATCGAATACGTTTGCATTTTGACGGATACCCAGAAAACTACGATTTCTGGGTGAACGCGGATAGTATGGACATCTTTCCAGTTGGCTGGTCAGAAAAGAATGGACATCGGTTAGACCCCCCAAAGGGTTACGTAGCTAGTAACTTTAACTGGAACGCGTACCTAAAAATTTGCAAAGCCACTGCAGCgccaaaaaatatattttcaaaTAAAAGT TCTGTTTGTCCAACTGGTTTCCGTGTAGGAATGAAACTGGAAGCCGTGGATAGGAAGCATTCTTCGTTGGTTTGCGTAGCAAGTATAGCAGGCCTAATGGATTCTCGTATATTAGTTCATTTCGATTCTTGGGACGAGGTGTACGATTATTGGGCAGACGCGAGCTCGCCGTATATCCATCCAGTGGGATGGTGCCATCACAATGGTCACAGTCTCACGCCACCGAATA ATTATAAAGATCCCAAGTCTTTTACCTGGGACGCGTACCTTAGGGAAACTCGGTCTATGGTTGCACCAGCGAGAGCTTTTAAACAACGACCGCCATGTGGATTTAAGCGTGGAATGAAACTGGAAGCGGTTGACAAACGCGTGCCTCAACTCATAAGAGTGGCAACCGTGGAAGACGTAAAGGATCACAT GTTGAAAATACGATTCGATGGATGGCCGGAAAATCATGCTTATTGGGTCGACGATGATTCTCCAGACATACATCCCATGGGTTGGTGTATGAAAACAGGTCATCCTTTGGAACCGCCATTAA CCCCAGATAATTTAAACGACAGGCCAGAATGTGGAACGTACGGTTGCAAAGGAATCGGACATGTAAAGGGGCCTAAATTTGCAACGCACAATTCTGCGTCTGGTTGTCCGTATTCACCACAGAATCTTCATAAGGTCAGGCAATTGGCTGACAGGCTTAATTTGAAGCACGAGACTTGCGATTTCGACGACGACATGCAGGACAGACCAAAATTAGAAAAGACTGACAAAATAAAAATGGAGAAGTCTGAAAAGTTAGAGAAGCCACTGTTTCTGGAGGAACGATTACTGAAGACTGAGAAAGATATAAAACAGGAAGACGGGGATTTCTCTGATAAAAATGACAAGTCTGAAAATTCAGAAAA GTCTAGTAAATCAAAACATCATCATAGCGATGGTCAAACAGATGATGATGAACTtctgagaaagagaaagaagag GCGGCAAATATCTGACGAACCTTTATATTCTCTCTCAAATTCGTTTGGTGATTCGTCGTTAAATACTATACCATATGCTGCGAATATGCCTGATAAGCAGTTGCGTACCGAGTTGTATCAGTCCGTGTATAGTCCTGGATACAATCCGTTACCAGACGCGCCGCACATATGGGCGAAGCATAGCAATGCTTTAAACAGGGTAGTAGCGAAACAAAATACGAATCCGCGGAGGTGGTCGAATGAGGAAGTTATTAAATTTATACAGAGCGTCCCCAATTGTAAAGAAATTGGAAATGTCTTTAGGCAACAT AATATCGACGGAGAAGCGTTTTTAATGCTGACTCAAGAGGATTTGGTGTCGCTATTGGGATTACGTCTTGGACCTGCAATTAAGCTGTACAATAGTATAGTCCTTTTGCGTAGAAGGGCAACGTGA